TTCAACGAACGTGTCTGATCCAAACACTCACAACACTGTTTCCGGCGGCAGTGTAACGCAAACAGGCTATCTGTCATACGCCAAAGTGGAGTTCGATGCGAACGGCGGCACCGGCGCTCCTGCAGGCTTCACCGCGTTCGCCGACAGCACCAGCGGTCACACGGTGACGGCCATCTCCACCAGCTCCATCCCCACCAAGGGGCCACACGACGTGTTCACCGGATGGGCGGAAAGTGCCAGCGCCTCCAATCCCGACGCGACGTATAACCCAGGCAAAACGCTGGCCGGCACCACCACCGGCGGAAAATCCACCACCCTCTATGCCGTATGGCACACGGTCGCGGCGCCGTCCATCACCGCCACCAGAAATGGAGACAACACTGTCTCGCTTACAGCCACAAGCAAGCCAATGGCGATGGGCGACAAAATCCACTATTGCATCCAACCCACGGCCGGAGGCACGCAGAGCTGCTGGGACGACACCGTAGGTGCAGGCACCTGGGATGGGAACACCACTCACGAGTCCACTCACATCATCCAGCAAGCCGATATACCGCGGAAAGGACGCTACGATCTCAGCGCCACGCTGACCACCAGCGACCCGTGGCGGACGGCGGGTAGCGTCGTCACCAGCGCAACCACCGAGACGAACGTTCTTATCCAAGGCCTGTATGCGCATGCGCTCCCCTTCACCGGCGAGCCGGGACGGCGAATGTTCCTGCTCTTGCTCGCCATTGGCGTCATGCTCATCGTGACCAAGTGGCTCCACGGCCAAAAGCAGCGGGCTGCCATAAGCAGCCGACGCTGACGGCGCCACTAAACAATACTTCCCGTTCTGACTCGGATATTCATTAGCTGGGTCAGGACGGGAACCCCAACCGGGTGTCAGCGCGCAACCAACACAACCAACAACAAACCCACGCGCTGGCACCCACATACTTTGCGGTTGATCACTTTGTGGTTGATCACTTTGTGGTTGATCACTTTGTGGTTGATCACTTTGTGGTTGATCACTTTGTGGTTGATCACTTTGTGTGATTCATAAACAAAGTCTCGTTATGAAAAGCAATAGCTCCTCATAACGAGACTTTGTTTTTTAGTCGACAGGATTATTCGTTGGAATCACTCGACGGAGTTGTCCGGCACTTCGATGCCGTTACCGAATTTCACATCGCGGGCGGCGGCGACCTTGTCGGGCAGGCCGTAGATCGAGATGAATCCGTTGGAGGCGTTCTGGTCGTAGGTGTCGCCGGAATCGTAGGTGGCGAGCTTGTAGTCGTAGAGCGAGGAATCGCTGCGACGGCCGGTGACCACCGCGCGCCCCCCGTGCATGACCATGCGGATTTCGCCTGAAACGTAGCGCTGCGTGTCTTCAATGAAGGCGTTCAACGAACGAACCGCGGGCGAGAACCATTGTGCGTCGTAAACCAGCTCGGCCCAGCGCTTGTCGATGTCACGCTTGATGCGGTGCTGTTCGCGTTCGAGGCAGCAGTTCTCAAGTTCTACGTGCGCGGCGATAAGCGCCACGGCACCGGGAGCTTCGTAGAGCTCACGGGACTTGATGCCGACCAGGCGGTCTTCAATAATGTCGATGCGGCCGATGCCTTGGGCTCCGGCGCGGCGGTTCATCTCTTCGATGGCCTGCAGCGGGGTGACGTCCTTGCCGTCAATCTTCACCGGCACGCCCTGCTTGAATTCGATGACGACCTCATCTTCGACCGGCGGGAACGCCGGATCGTCGGTGTAGGTATAGCAGTCCTTGGTCGGTCCGTTCCACGGATCCTCGAGGAAGCCGGTTTCGATGGCGCGGCCCCAGACGTTCTGATCGATGGAATACGGGCTCTTTTCGGTCTGGGTGATCGGCAGCTTGTGGTCCTTGGCGAATTGGATTTCGACGTCGCGAGTGAGCGAAAGGTCACGAATCGGGCTGATGGCCTTCAGGTTCGGGTCGATTGAGGCGATGGAGACCTCGAAACGTACCTGATCGTTGCCCTTGCCGGTGCAGCCGTGCGAAATGGTGTCCGCGCCGAACTGGTGGGCGGCACGCACGAGATGCTTGGAAATCAACGGACGAGAAATGGCGGAAACCAGTGGATAGACGCCTTCGTACTTGGCATTGGCTTTCAGCGCGAGCATGCAGTATTCCTTGGCGAATTCCTCACGGGCATCAACCACGTACGCCTCGACGGCACCGCAGGCCAATGCACGCTGACGGATGGTTTCAAGGCTTTCGCCGCCCTGGCCGACATCCAATGAAACAGCGACGACATCCTTGCCGGTGCGCTCCTTCAGGTATGGAATGGCAACGGAAGTATCGAGACCTCCGGAATATGCGAGTACGATGCGGTTCTTATCGCTCATGACAGCCCTTTCTTCAAAGCTTTA
This genomic stretch from Bifidobacterium sp. ESL0690 harbors:
- a CDS encoding argininosuccinate synthase, yielding MSDKNRIVLAYSGGLDTSVAIPYLKERTGKDVVAVSLDVGQGGESLETIRQRALACGAVEAYVVDAREEFAKEYCMLALKANAKYEGVYPLVSAISRPLISKHLVRAAHQFGADTISHGCTGKGNDQVRFEVSIASIDPNLKAISPIRDLSLTRDVEIQFAKDHKLPITQTEKSPYSIDQNVWGRAIETGFLEDPWNGPTKDCYTYTDDPAFPPVEDEVVIEFKQGVPVKIDGKDVTPLQAIEEMNRRAGAQGIGRIDIIEDRLVGIKSRELYEAPGAVALIAAHVELENCCLEREQHRIKRDIDKRWAELVYDAQWFSPAVRSLNAFIEDTQRYVSGEIRMVMHGGRAVVTGRRSDSSLYDYKLATYDSGDTYDQNASNGFISIYGLPDKVAAARDVKFGNGIEVPDNSVE